acagggaagtagagtgaaccgggggggtgggtagagggttcatcaaggagaaacaaacagaagtttcacaccgtagcctggccagtcacaaaactggttttcaaagcttctctgatgcgcaccatgccctgctgtactcttctaaccgccctggtgtctggctgcgcgtaatcagcggccaggcgatttgcctcaacctcccaccccactatAAATGTCTCCCCCCaatctcacagatattgtggagtgcacagcaagcagcaataacaattggaatattggtttcgctgaggtctatccgagtcagtaaacttcaccagcgcgcttttaaacgtccaaatgcacattctaccaccattcggcacttgctcagcctatagttgaacaggtcctgactactgtccaggctgcctgtgtacggcttcatgagccatggcattaaggggtaggctgggtccccaaggataactataggcatttcaacatccccaacggttattttctggtccaggaagaaagtcccttcctccagcttttgaaacagaccagagttcctgaagacgctagcatcatgtacctttcccggccatcccacattgatgttagtgaaacatcccttgtgatccaccagggcttgcagcagcattgaaaagtaccccttgcggtttatgtactcagtggcttggtgctccagtgaaaagatagggatatgggttccgtctatcgccccaccacagttagggaatcccattgcagcaaagccatccactatgacctgcatgtttcccagagtcactacccttgatatcagcaggtctttgattgcgttggctacttggatcacagcagcccccacagtagatttgcccactccaaattgattcccgactgaacggtagctgtctggcgttgcaagcttccacagggctatcaccactcgcttctcaactgtgagggctgctctcatcctggtattctggtgcttcagggcaggggaaagcaagtcacaaagttccatgaaagtgcccttacgcatgcgaaagtttcgcagccactgcgaatcgtcccacacctgcaacactatgcagtctgtgcttgtttcccgggcccagaatcggcgttccacgccatgaacctcccccagtaaaACCATGATTTGcatattgctggggcctgtactttgtgagaggtttatgtccatgtcaatttcctcatcactctcgtcgccacgctgcaatccctgcaatcgcctcctcgcctggttttactttggcatgttctggctctgcatatactccaggacaatgcgcgtggtgttcatagtgctcataattgccgcggtgatctgagcgggctccatgatcccagtgctatggcatctgggctgaaaaaaggcgtgaaactattgtctgacggagggagggaggggagagtgacgacatggcttacagggaattaaaatcaagaaaggtggctttgcatcagggagaaacacaaacaactgtcacacagaatgccccccccccaaagattgaactcaaaaccctgggtttagcaggccgttgatttcatagagggagggggaagcaaatgaatacagaacaaatctggtccatctatcttttacatcttaggctggcagcagacggtgcagcatgactgatagccatcagcatcttctgggtgcttggcagaagatgctgtattacgactgctagccatcatcgtcaagacagttcaataggactgctggcaggactgagtctccaggagacaaaacatgtctgcccaggtgcctctgaccgaactcactgaggaatgcgacgacgatggataccagtcgtactacaccatctactgccaaaaggtaaggagctgctgctgtatagcaatgcagccccacgtctgccagcacccagatagccgatgacggctaccagtcatactgcaccgtctaatgccaaaaggcaattagctgctgctgtgtagcaatgcagtaccacgtctgccggcacccaggtgacatatggtgatggtgagctgagctgagctgagcgggctccatgcttgccgtggtatgttgtctgcacaggtaacccaggaaaaaaggagcgaatcgattgtctgctgttgctctgacggagggggaggtgcctgaagacatgtacccagaacccccagcGACACTGTTTTTgtatcatcaggcattgggatctcaacccagaattccaatgggtggtggagactgcgggaactgtgggatagctacccacagtgcaacgctccggaagtcgacgctagcctcggtactgtggacgcggtccgccgatttaatgcacttagagcattttatgtggggatacacacaatcgactgtataaaaccgatttctataaaaccgtcTTCTAtgaattcgacctaatttcgtagtgtagacatacccagagttaACTGCACCTTTGACTCCACCTCACACCTGGTCTTCTTCACAGGCACCTACTTAAAGTTTCAGGCTCCCAGCTGCCCTTGCTGCAGTGGGGTCTCATGTTTGTCTCCCTCCAGACCCGAGGTTTAGGCTTGCAGTCCCTCTGCACCTCACTGGGCTTTCCCCAGCAGGACTGATCAGGGTCAAGCACCTGTGGTCAGCCTTTCCCCAGAGACTACAATAGTGTatcccaagtatcagggggtagccatgttagtctgtatctacaaaaacaacaaggagtctggtggcaccttaaagactagcagatttatttgagcataagctttcatgggtaaaaacctcacttcttcggatgcatagagtgaaagttacagatgcaggcattatatactgacacatggagagcagggagtcacttcgcaagtggagaaccagtgttgacagggccaattcaatcagggtggatgtagtccactcccaataatagatgaggaggtgtcaattccaggagaggaaaagctgcttctgtaatgagccagccactcccagtccctattcaagcccagattaatggtgttaaatttgcaaatgaattttagttctgctgtttctctttgaagtctgttatgtatgttaccattcctgatgtccgatttgtgtccatttattcttttacgtagctcatcaagggctcattcacctgcacatccactaatgttatatatgccatcatgtgccagcaatgcccctctgccatgtacattggccaaaccggacagtccctccgcaaaagaataaatggtaacatacataagccagtaagtgaacacttcaatctccctggtcattctattacagatttaaaagtcactatcattgaacaaaaaaacttcagaaacagacttcaaagagaaacagtagaactaaaattcatttgcaaatttaacaccattaatctgggtttgaatagggactgggagtggctggctcattacagaagcagcttttcctctcctggaattgacaccgcctcctctattattgggagtggactacatccaccctgattgaattggccctgtcaacactggttctccacttgcgaagtaactccctgctctccatgtgtcagtatataatgcctgcatctgtaactttcactctatgcatctgaagaagtgaggtttttacccacgaaagcttatgcccaaataaatctgttagtctttaaggtgccaccagactccttgttgttttaatagtGTATCCCAGTCACCAGTCAGCCTTCATGaagcaaaatacatttattcttgggtaaaagcattacagaaataacattaaaaaaacccataaaagtTCATATGTCATGTGTAACagtgacagaccccggtcatcagcaggcaggattgaacctggggcctctggagctaaatgcatgagcctctactgcatgagctaaaagccatgtggcccttagctaaggctgtagcagactcattaatctctctctaagtggtctcggtgccactacatgggacagagcaACACACCCAGGTGGTGTGTGAGTTACATATGCtcaaagcttaccagaggtcacccatcaaaCTTATGGGTTCCTAGTAGGCCAAAGTTCATCCAATCCTTCTGAAAGTCTTGGGAGCCTCTTTGAAAGAGGGTCCTGTCTGATTTCTGAATCAAAAGAAaaccctgagtcagtttaaactcagcctttttATACTAATTGGCCTTTCTTTGTGTTTTGGTCTCTAGAAAACCCAGTCTGAAACAGTATATGCAAGCGTCTGTCTGGGGTTGTTTACAACCTGAGATGAcaccttaatctctctctctctctctctctctctctctctctctctctctctattttcagTTCTTGGAGAAGCTGTGGCAACCCTTCCCCTGGAACTGGCTGCAATCGTCGAGTATtcataaacttaattcaatacgGTCTCCAAAGAAATGGCATGGGGTTTAATATCTGTCACAGTACTGCCTTAGTCCTTTGGTGGATGAGTCTTAGTGAATTGAACTAGCTGAAAACGTTCCATTGAAAGGCTTTCGGGAGTGAAAATTACATATTTGTCAAAATGGACGTGTTCCTGAAAACTAtccattttcattgaaaaaaaaaattcaggcttTTCTTGTAAAGAAGAATTGGCGAGGACTATTTGATCAGTCAGGGAAAGGGATGACCTTGCTTATGAGTTTCCTCAATGCTTCTTtaacctccttgttcctcagaCTATACACAATGGGATTGAACAGTGGAGTCACAATGACGTAGAGCAGGGAAAGGATTTTGTTGAGATGAATGGACTGAGTTCCTGTGGACACGATGTATGTAACGGTCAGCGTCCCATAGAAAGTGGTGACTACGATGAGGTGAGAGCTACAGGTGGAGAATGTTTTCTGCTTCCCACTCTTTGATGGGATTTTGAGGACAGCCAAGAGGATATGAATGTAGGATGTGATGGTCAAAAGGAAGGGGATCAGTGATACAATGCAACATGAGACAAAAATCGCTACCTCCACCATGTAGGTGTCAGAGCAGGACAGTTTCAGCAATGGCGTcaagtcacaaaagaaatggtcgaTTTCATTAGGGCCACAAAGAGTTAAAGATTTTGCCAGAAGCAATTGCAACACAGCAGCCAACAGAAATCCCCAAACccatgtgccagcagccagcttaATGCAAAGATTCCAGTTCATTGTGTCTGCATAGTGCAGAGGCTGACAAATGGCCAggtaccgatcataagacatgaACATCAGGAGAAAACACTCAACAGTCCCTAATGCACAGAAGACGTATAACTGTGTGATACAGCTGGTAAAGGAAATAGATTTGTCCTCTCTCAATAAGTCCACAAGCATCCTGGGGGCAATGTTAGAGGTGTACAAAATCTCCAGGAAGGAGAGGTtacccaggaagaagtacataggAGTGTGAAGACTGCGATCAGCTGATACTGTGATTATAATGAAGATATTCCCCACCATGGTTGCTAGGTACACCACAAAGAAGAGGGGAAAGAGGAAGATCTGCAGATCATGGAGATCGTCGAAGCCCTGGAGTATCAATGTGCCCACGATGGTTTCATTTTCAATTCCAGGGTCCTCCATTATTTATTTCTagctgcaaataaataaataatagtaataatagaaGTTATAAATGTAACCCAACtaaagctttttatttattgcccTTTATTTGGATTTGTAAATAATAAAAGTGCAATCATGCAAAatctgtgtgtgccctcctttaATTTACAAGTTATAATTAAATAATATACAAATTATTCAGGGGATGCTTGTGTGTTAGATATCTCTGACAACAAACGAGAGGGAGagttagagagaaagagagtgtgaCTGATAGATACATATGGTAGCTCTGTGTAAgctgaaagcttctctctctcaccaacagaagctggtccaataaaagatattacctcactcgccTTGTCTCCTTCCAATACTacagtatcgggggtagccgtgttagtctgtatccacaaaaacagagggcataagctttcgtgggtaaaaaaccttgCATAtgaagaagtgggctttttacccatgaaagcttatgcccaaataaatttgttagtctttaaggtgccactgttGTTTTTGTTGCTAGATGTAACAttcaagatagatagatagatagatagatagatagatagatagatagatagatagatagatagagtacCTTTATAACTGGCTGATCGGGAATCTCCATGCATTCAGATCTTCCATCTCAGATGGTTGGAGAAGACATTTCACTTCTTAATGTGTGTACATGTTCCTGCATCTTCTTCAATTAAGCTGATTGTTGGCTACATCAGTGTATCTTACTATCCTATGTGGCCCCCATTATTGGAGTAGTCAAACATCTCAAAATTATtcatggattttatcctcacaacccctctGAAAGCTTGCCCTATGCAATGCCATTCTGGTTTGGTTTGGCTTCCTAGATCTATATAAGCTCTCCTCCTCAATTGGCTTCATTTGCTTTCTTCATTCATTCTGCAAGGAGCATTATTATCCATGTCTAAACACAGCTGGTTGTGCCATCTGATTTATATATTCCTCCAGGTATTTTTTTTCACATGGCACCTGGGATGCATTCTCCAGAGGCTGAAAAGAAAAGTTCTGCAACATTATAGTGAAAAGAAGAATTCTTCAAGGCCTAATTTGAGCTCCCTCACACCAATTCCACACCAGACTTCTTCCCAATTCACCCCATGGTTATGTGGAGCAGCTATCTACAGTTATGAGTGGGTTAATGAGATAACAGCTCATTGGCTATTTTGGAAGGTAGGTTCTTGACTGCAGGAAAGCTGTAGGTTGCAGATACCACTACACCTTGGAGACTATTGTGATAGAGTTATGCCTTGTCGCAAACTCTTGCAATTTTGTCACGAGTCTCATGCTATTTacataaagccccagctcctggaggcacaTGGTTAGGTGACAATCCCAGCTTtcactaaaaacaaacaacaaaacatttGTAGCCTTCCTGGTTGtagaaaaagcttgaaaaagtaaCT
This DNA window, taken from Emys orbicularis isolate rEmyOrb1 chromosome 12, rEmyOrb1.hap1, whole genome shotgun sequence, encodes the following:
- the LOC135886254 gene encoding olfactory receptor 11L1-like, whose protein sequence is MVGNIFIIITVSADRSLHTPMYFFLGNLSFLEILYTSNIAPRMLVDLLREDKSISFTSCITQLYVFCALGTVECFLLMFMSYDRYLAICQPLHYADTMNWNLCIKLAAGTWVWGFLLAAVLQLLLAKSLTLCGPNEIDHFFCDLTPLLKLSCSDTYMVEVAIFVSCCIVSLIPFLLTITSYIHILLAVLKIPSKSGKQKTFSTCSSHLIVVTTFYGTLTVTYIVSTGTQSIHLNKILSLLYVIVTPLFNPIVYSLRNKEVKEALRKLISKVIPFPD